The following proteins are encoded in a genomic region of Bubalus kerabau isolate K-KA32 ecotype Philippines breed swamp buffalo chromosome 13, PCC_UOA_SB_1v2, whole genome shotgun sequence:
- the LOC129625283 gene encoding reactive oxygen species modulator 1-like — protein sequence MPVAVGPYGQSQPSCFDRVKMGFVMGCTMGTAAGALFSTFYCLRMGIRGRELMGSIGKTMMQSGGTFGTFMAIGMGIRC from the coding sequence ATGCCAGTGGCCGTGGGTCCCTATGGACAGTCCCAGCCAAGCTGCTTTGACCGCGTGAAGATGGGCTTCGTGATGGGTTGCACCATGGGCACGGCAGCAGGGGCGCTCTTCAGCACCTTTTACTGTCTCAGGATGGGAATTCGGGGCCGGGAGCTGATGGGCAGCATCGGAAAAACCATGATGCAGAGTGGCGGCACCTTTGGCACATTCATGGCCATCGGGATGGGCATCCGATGCTAA